One part of the Arachidicoccus terrestris genome encodes these proteins:
- the ppk1 gene encoding polyphosphate kinase 1 has product MEGINNNSYFDRDLSWLSFNERILMEAGRVGVPVGERLSFLGIFASNLDEFYRVRMPAILALKALPANIATEGEVTPPENELLCQVRETIDRLQTNFGALMLQQILPELAGAGIDFQYNALLPAQIDPRIQAFFYEKVAAYLRMVWLPDPSLQQDVPPLKSSKKRPGFFPENDTIYLAVFGTRAGVEGMGIIRIPSVDCGRFLALEKTDHDKGRMDVWMLDDIIRMHLPRLAGSDDLTVDSSYSFKLTRDADIDYKDEYGKDVAGFIQKQIGKRSFGLATRLLYDASMPQPCLDRLLAVLQCPEATIVKGGRYHNLRDLMKFPVKGYHYKKWAPQRPAFAGYQVGEPAVSLLEQIDQKDLLISTPYQDYNTVLRYFNEAAIAPEVTHIAVTLYRIASDSLIAHALMTAAKNRKKVTVFVELKARFDEANNIKWAAMMKAAGVKIVYSIWALKVHAKVALVKRMKRGRVRYSGMVATGNFNETTAGLYADHILMTADREMTADMETLMIFLEKRARPDLYRFFQPRKLLIAGFNLQQVFLDRIKACTTAAINGQPASITLKLNNLEEEKLIDALYDASRAGVKIRLMVRSICRLIPGVPGMSERIEVFRLVDRYLEHSRVFIFETADMRAMYIGSADWMNRNIYRRIEVCCPVEDPAAAQVIRHIVELQFADQLHLVRLTSALKNEWVLPADDGRRAGASAGREAQRETYQFLAETREIKKQPTDGLSPARGTKADAQEK; this is encoded by the coding sequence ATGGAAGGCATAAATAATAACAGCTATTTTGACAGAGACCTTAGCTGGCTCTCTTTTAACGAACGCATTTTAATGGAGGCGGGCAGGGTCGGTGTGCCGGTAGGCGAGCGGCTGAGTTTTCTGGGCATATTCGCATCGAATCTGGATGAGTTCTACCGGGTGCGGATGCCTGCCATACTGGCGCTGAAAGCCTTGCCGGCAAATATAGCCACTGAGGGAGAAGTAACCCCGCCGGAAAATGAACTGCTCTGTCAGGTCAGGGAGACCATCGACCGGTTACAGACAAACTTTGGCGCATTAATGCTGCAGCAGATCCTGCCCGAACTGGCCGGCGCGGGTATCGACTTTCAATACAATGCTCTACTGCCCGCTCAGATCGATCCCCGCATTCAGGCATTTTTTTATGAGAAAGTAGCGGCTTATCTCAGGATGGTCTGGTTACCTGACCCGTCTTTACAGCAAGACGTTCCGCCGCTTAAAAGCTCAAAGAAACGCCCCGGATTCTTTCCGGAAAACGATACGATATATCTGGCCGTATTTGGGACCAGGGCCGGCGTTGAGGGCATGGGCATCATCCGCATCCCTTCCGTGGACTGCGGCCGCTTTTTAGCGCTTGAAAAAACAGATCATGATAAAGGACGCATGGATGTCTGGATGCTGGATGATATTATCCGTATGCATCTGCCCCGGCTCGCGGGCAGTGATGATTTGACCGTTGACAGTAGTTACAGTTTTAAGCTTACCCGGGACGCGGATATTGACTATAAAGATGAATATGGAAAGGATGTTGCCGGGTTTATACAAAAGCAGATCGGTAAACGCAGTTTTGGGCTGGCGACCCGGCTGCTCTATGACGCCAGTATGCCGCAGCCTTGTCTGGACAGATTACTGGCCGTCCTTCAATGCCCGGAGGCGACAATCGTAAAAGGGGGACGCTATCATAATTTAAGGGATTTAATGAAATTTCCTGTCAAAGGGTATCATTATAAAAAGTGGGCGCCCCAGCGTCCGGCGTTTGCCGGTTATCAAGTTGGAGAGCCGGCGGTTTCTTTATTGGAGCAGATCGATCAGAAAGATCTGCTGATCAGTACACCTTATCAGGATTATAATACGGTACTGCGCTATTTTAATGAGGCAGCGATCGCACCTGAGGTCACACATATCGCTGTGACCCTTTACAGGATCGCCAGCGACTCATTGATTGCGCATGCGCTGATGACTGCCGCCAAGAACAGGAAAAAGGTGACCGTATTCGTTGAACTGAAAGCACGCTTTGACGAGGCCAATAATATCAAGTGGGCCGCCATGATGAAAGCGGCCGGCGTGAAAATTGTCTATAGCATCTGGGCCTTAAAAGTTCATGCGAAGGTTGCCCTGGTGAAAAGAATGAAACGGGGCCGGGTACGATACAGCGGTATGGTCGCTACCGGTAATTTTAACGAGACCACGGCGGGATTATATGCAGATCATATATTAATGACTGCTGACAGGGAGATGACGGCAGATATGGAAACCCTCATGATCTTTTTGGAAAAGAGAGCACGCCCTGATCTTTACCGTTTTTTTCAACCCAGAAAGTTACTGATCGCCGGCTTTAATTTGCAACAGGTATTTTTAGATAGAATAAAGGCCTGCACAACCGCCGCAATAAACGGGCAGCCCGCCAGTATTACGCTAAAGCTGAATAATCTGGAAGAGGAAAAACTGATCGATGCCTTATATGACGCTTCCAGGGCTGGTGTAAAGATCCGGCTGATGGTGCGCAGTATATGCCGGCTCATCCCCGGAGTGCCGGGTATGAGTGAGCGCATTGAAGTGTTCCGTCTGGTGGACCGTTATCTGGAGCACAGCCGTGTCTTTATTTTTGAGACGGCTGATATGCGCGCCATGTATATCGGATCCGCCGACTGGATGAACCGCAATATATACAGGCGTATTGAAGTCTGCTGCCCGGTGGAGGACCCGGCGGCGGCTCAGGTCATCCGTCATATTGTTGAACTGCAGTTTGCCGATCAGCTACACCTGGTCCGGCTCACATCTGCGTTAAAAAATGAGTGGGTATTGCCGGCTGATGACGGCCGCCGGGCGGGCGCCTCCGCCGGCCGTGAGGCGCAGCGGGAAACCTATCAGTTTTTAGCGGAGACACGGGAAATAAAAAAACAGCCTACGGATGGTCTGAGTCCTGCCAGAGGTACGAAGGCTGATGCTCAGGAAAAATGA
- a CDS encoding Pycsar system effector family protein, with protein sequence MNASTGSIIQAAEQYVRAFFASHQKEKRAYHNLSHTEAVVAAVREIAGHYQVSDQAFEIVSVAAWFHDVGYHINPDAHEKAGAKAAADFLEKQGVDPQLTSQVEGCILATRMPQNPNGLLEAIVCDADLFHLGKDRFKEINKLMCQEKALCLGKELSKQEWRLGTIAFLEAHHYHTDYCQMLLNDKKAANLAALKKKAAEAAARQQATAVTVPLTGHREAGGGASQGTALMPSEALPLTPGKQADKGNQKGRKEEKKAKKEKKEDKPDKGIETMFRVTAGNNQKLSNMADNKAHILISVNSIILSAVISLLLRKLDAHEELAIPTFVLITVSLVTIIFSILSTRPTIPKGTFTQQDIEEKKTNLLFFGNFYKMNLQQYTEGMWKVMDDRDFLYGSLIKDVYAQGVVLGKKYRLLRTAYNVFMYGLIFSVIAYMIGVMVSL encoded by the coding sequence ATGAATGCTTCAACAGGTTCTATCATTCAGGCCGCCGAACAGTATGTGCGGGCTTTTTTTGCCAGCCATCAGAAAGAAAAGCGTGCCTATCATAATTTGTCACATACGGAGGCAGTGGTAGCTGCAGTCCGGGAAATTGCCGGTCATTATCAAGTCAGCGACCAGGCATTTGAGATCGTTAGCGTAGCGGCCTGGTTCCATGACGTGGGCTATCATATTAATCCCGATGCCCATGAGAAGGCCGGCGCCAAAGCCGCCGCTGATTTTCTCGAAAAACAAGGTGTGGATCCACAGCTGACCAGCCAGGTGGAAGGTTGTATCCTGGCCACCCGGATGCCGCAAAATCCGAATGGGTTATTAGAAGCGATTGTCTGTGATGCGGATCTGTTTCATCTGGGCAAAGACCGCTTTAAGGAAATCAATAAACTGATGTGCCAGGAAAAGGCACTTTGTCTGGGTAAAGAGCTGTCCAAACAAGAGTGGCGGTTGGGCACGATCGCCTTTTTGGAAGCCCATCATTACCATACAGATTATTGTCAGATGCTATTAAACGATAAAAAAGCAGCGAATCTGGCTGCGCTCAAAAAAAAGGCTGCGGAGGCGGCTGCCAGGCAGCAGGCAACTGCCGTTACGGTTCCCCTGACGGGGCATCGAGAAGCAGGAGGTGGTGCGTCTCAAGGTACCGCGTTAATGCCTTCGGAAGCCTTGCCGCTTACGCCCGGTAAACAGGCAGATAAAGGAAATCAGAAAGGCCGCAAAGAAGAAAAGAAGGCGAAAAAAGAAAAGAAGGAGGATAAACCAGACAAAGGGATAGAGACCATGTTCAGGGTAACGGCCGGCAATAATCAAAAGTTGTCTAATATGGCAGACAATAAAGCGCATATCCTGATCTCTGTCAACTCCATTATTTTATCTGCTGTCATCAGTTTGCTGTTAAGAAAACTGGACGCTCATGAAGAACTGGCCATTCCTACTTTTGTATTGATTACCGTGAGCCTGGTGACCATTATTTTCTCTATTCTTTCAACGAGGCCTACCATTCCTAAGGGTACGTTTACCCAACAGGACATCGAGGAAAAGAAGACCAACCTGCTGTTTTTTGGTAACTTCTATAAAATGAACCTGCAACAGTATACAGAAGGCATGTGGAAGGTCATGGATGACCGGGATTTTCTATATGGGTCGCTTATTAAGGATGTATATGCACAGGGTGTGGTTTTGGGTAAAAAATACCGCTTGCTCAGAACCGCTTATAATGTGTTTATGTATGGGTTGATCTTTTCGGTAATCGCCTATATGATCGGTGTAATGGTGTCATTGTAA
- a CDS encoding phosphatase PAP2 family protein: protein MQHSACIIGDITEPGLPIRHPALFRFMHRNLLSVLHLLVIILLPCLLWGQDSTGVYRLPGPAAGFDINLLDKINPDTPRSAFVRQISNSAYWLPAVITLGELGYGFIADDGPSKRYGVETGVTVGIGQLMSIGLKHLFKRPRPYMSYPQRIHPINYGTGPSFPSGHTTLAFSTAASLALTRKQWTVTLPISLWAGSVGYSRMYLGRHFPTDVLGGLAVGVVSGIIGHWVTGRLYGD, encoded by the coding sequence ATGCAGCATTCCGCTTGTATTATTGGGGATATTACGGAACCTGGATTGCCGATCCGTCATCCGGCGCTTTTTCGATTTATGCATAGAAATCTACTTTCCGTTTTGCATTTGCTGGTTATCATCTTACTGCCCTGCCTGCTTTGGGGACAGGATTCAACAGGGGTATACCGGCTGCCCGGACCAGCAGCCGGTTTTGACATCAATTTACTGGATAAGATCAATCCGGATACCCCGCGCAGCGCGTTTGTCAGGCAGATCAGCAACTCAGCCTATTGGCTGCCTGCTGTCATTACCCTGGGCGAACTGGGATATGGCTTTATCGCTGATGACGGCCCGAGTAAACGCTATGGGGTTGAAACAGGTGTTACAGTGGGCATCGGACAATTAATGTCAATCGGACTAAAACACCTGTTTAAAAGGCCCAGACCCTATATGAGTTACCCGCAAAGAATTCATCCCATTAATTATGGTACCGGGCCGTCTTTTCCTTCCGGGCATACCACGCTTGCTTTTTCAACAGCCGCTTCCCTGGCGCTGACGCGCAAACAGTGGACTGTAACCCTGCCTATTAGTTTATGGGCCGGATCGGTAGGGTATTCCAGAATGTATCTGGGACGGCATTTTCCAACCGATGTACTCGGCGGCCTTGCTGTAGGTGTCGTGAGTGGGATCATCGGTCACTGGGTTACAGGTCGCCTGTATGGAGACTAA
- a CDS encoding Rpn family recombination-promoting nuclease/putative transposase: MDNIIVSSIPSASVPYGLVVDRLGRLTNREVRERPLKRDVRPQFRKEDELIQPGQSPSKEQLENLKKDVIFKMLLGDEDYAKQVAIPFIKAFWGHLTEVTDLKLKTTTLTGSTKDSRNVCPDTVWQSQKTGDVFLIEMQRRYQDFYNQRLSLYDGKLRATLAKKSSDWDYNQVSVFVLGMADFDLERPASDSCIYEYVSMNTKNNQDLLTGRDWKMLIDLRKASRVRQAAYSERDKWIYLLNNFHKLKRIPAFLKEGYFDQVIKIAKNLNRTKMEELEDFFWENYQKDLAREAKAEERAIWMNKIKNIIKSFISLHPNYSIQEAAAQLGIEERLVRSVFPAGV; the protein is encoded by the coding sequence ATGGATAATATTATAGTTTCCAGTATCCCATCTGCCTCAGTTCCTTATGGACTTGTTGTGGACAGGCTTGGCAGACTGACCAACCGTGAGGTACGGGAGCGGCCCCTGAAACGGGATGTGCGGCCGCAGTTTCGCAAAGAGGATGAACTCATCCAGCCAGGCCAGTCTCCGTCTAAAGAGCAGCTGGAAAACCTTAAAAAGGATGTGATTTTTAAAATGCTGTTAGGTGACGAGGATTATGCGAAGCAGGTTGCGATTCCTTTTATCAAAGCTTTTTGGGGGCACCTGACTGAGGTGACGGACCTGAAGTTAAAAACGACTACGCTCACAGGCAGCACCAAAGACAGCAGAAATGTCTGTCCGGATACTGTCTGGCAGTCACAGAAGACCGGCGATGTATTTTTGATAGAAATGCAAAGGCGCTATCAGGATTTTTATAATCAACGGCTGTCGCTGTATGACGGAAAACTCCGAGCAACGCTTGCAAAAAAAAGCAGTGACTGGGATTACAACCAGGTATCTGTTTTTGTTCTGGGAATGGCCGATTTTGATCTGGAAAGACCTGCTTCTGACAGCTGTATCTATGAATATGTAAGTATGAACACGAAAAACAATCAGGACCTGCTGACAGGCCGGGACTGGAAGATGCTGATAGACCTCAGGAAAGCCAGCAGAGTCAGGCAGGCAGCCTATTCGGAAAGGGATAAATGGATATATCTCTTGAACAATTTTCATAAACTAAAACGGATACCGGCGTTTTTAAAAGAAGGTTACTTTGATCAGGTAATAAAAATTGCTAAAAATTTAAATCGAACAAAAATGGAAGAATTAGAAGATTTCTTTTGGGAAAACTACCAGAAAGACCTGGCTAGAGAAGCAAAGGCAGAAGAAAGAGCGATATGGATGAATAAGATAAAAAATATCATCAAATCTTTTATCTCTCTCCACCCAAATTATAGCATTCAGGAGGCAGCCGCACAACTAGGTATTGAAGAACGGTTGGTAAGATCGGTGTTCCCTGCCGGGGTCTAA
- a CDS encoding DedA family protein, giving the protein MLDAILLSFDWKQLLSPDFYIQAGGLWLILFIIFAETGLFVGFFLPGDSLLFIAGIYSDDLARSFIDTGSPFLNLVEIIVLVFLAGVLGNIFGFWFGRKSGPLLFKKKDTWYFKKKHLQQAHDFFEEKGGGALILARFLPIIRTFAPIVAGIVGMERKKFMLYNVIGSLSWATLLLAGGHYLYKAVLKTYNVDLTHHLEYIIIILVVITTAPVLIKMIRGDKGKKAAKGVSQNPDPQG; this is encoded by the coding sequence ATGCTGGATGCAATACTACTGAGTTTCGACTGGAAACAACTTTTAAGCCCTGACTTCTATATTCAGGCAGGCGGCCTGTGGCTGATCCTTTTTATCATATTTGCTGAGACCGGTCTTTTTGTCGGATTTTTTCTGCCCGGTGACTCTTTGTTATTTATCGCAGGCATTTATAGTGATGATCTGGCCAGGTCCTTTATTGATACAGGTAGTCCGTTTTTGAATCTCGTGGAAATTATCGTATTGGTGTTTTTAGCCGGTGTGCTGGGCAACATTTTCGGATTCTGGTTCGGCAGAAAAAGCGGGCCACTACTCTTTAAGAAAAAAGATACCTGGTATTTTAAGAAAAAACACCTGCAGCAGGCGCACGACTTTTTTGAAGAAAAAGGTGGCGGCGCCCTGATTCTTGCCAGATTTCTTCCGATTATCCGCACATTCGCGCCGATTGTCGCCGGCATCGTCGGTATGGAAAGAAAAAAGTTCATGCTTTATAATGTCATCGGCTCACTGAGCTGGGCGACCTTGCTATTGGCGGGGGGACATTATCTTTATAAGGCGGTTCTTAAAACCTATAATGTAGACCTGACGCACCACCTGGAGTATATTATTATCATTCTGGTCGTTATTACCACGGCACCCGTACTCATCAAGATGATCAGGGGGGACAAGGGTAAGAAAGCTGCAAAAGGTGTTTCTCAGAACCCTGATCCACAGGGATAG
- a CDS encoding dicarboxylate/amino acid:cation symporter, whose product MKKNSKNRLTLYIIIAMALGAIIGYIAYLYMPKEDIPSLVSVGKMLTTLFLRLVQMIIAPLVLCTLTVGIAKLGDLKSVGRIGGKAMLWFVTASIVSLFIGLMIVHIAKPGIGLNLADANGDVGEIISGTQSFSAMNFINHLVPKSVVEAMATNEILQIVVFAMFLGVSLAALGERAKPVVKALDTLSEAILVMVNYVMYTAPIGVLGSIAGTMAVNGPGIFWFYGKYLLWFLVAILLLWILMAIVGYLILGKRLIPLLRHIIQPMIIAFSTTSSEAVFPVLTEELEKYGCKNKIVSFVLPLGYSFNLDGSMINMTFASMAIAQAYGIHLDVGTQITMLFVLMLTSKGMAGVPRASLVVVAATCAMFDIPPEGIALILPIDHFCDMMRSMTNVVGNALSTAAVSKWEGELKDPSLLQDAPAQAA is encoded by the coding sequence ATGAAGAAAAACTCCAAGAACCGCCTGACCCTGTATATTATCATTGCCATGGCACTGGGGGCCATTATTGGCTATATTGCCTATCTGTATATGCCCAAGGAAGATATTCCTTCGCTGGTATCTGTCGGCAAAATGCTGACGACGCTTTTTCTGAGGCTGGTGCAGATGATCATTGCGCCGCTCGTCTTGTGTACCCTGACGGTAGGTATTGCCAAACTGGGCGATCTCAAAAGTGTCGGCAGGATCGGTGGTAAAGCCATGCTTTGGTTTGTCACTGCTTCCATTGTCAGTCTGTTTATCGGGCTGATGATCGTACATATCGCAAAACCCGGCATAGGGCTCAACCTGGCTGATGCGAACGGGGATGTCGGAGAGATTATTTCCGGCACACAGTCTTTCTCGGCCATGAATTTTATCAATCACCTGGTACCTAAAAGTGTGGTAGAAGCGATGGCCACCAATGAGATTCTGCAGATTGTGGTTTTTGCCATGTTCCTGGGTGTATCGCTGGCGGCTTTGGGTGAAAGGGCAAAGCCGGTGGTAAAGGCGCTGGATACACTTTCTGAAGCCATTCTCGTGATGGTCAACTACGTCATGTATACGGCACCGATAGGGGTACTGGGATCCATCGCCGGCACCATGGCCGTTAACGGGCCTGGTATTTTCTGGTTCTATGGTAAATACTTGCTCTGGTTCCTGGTCGCTATATTGCTATTGTGGATCCTGATGGCCATTGTGGGCTATCTGATCCTGGGTAAACGATTAATACCCTTACTGCGGCATATTATACAACCCATGATCATTGCCTTCAGCACAACCAGCAGTGAAGCGGTTTTTCCGGTACTCACTGAAGAATTGGAAAAATACGGATGCAAGAATAAAATTGTCTCTTTTGTATTGCCACTCGGCTATTCCTTTAATCTGGATGGCTCCATGATCAATATGACCTTTGCCTCTATGGCCATCGCACAGGCCTATGGCATTCACCTGGATGTCGGCACGCAGATTACGATGTTGTTTGTGCTTATGCTGACCAGTAAAGGCATGGCAGGGGTACCAAGGGCGTCACTGGTGGTCGTTGCTGCGACCTGCGCCATGTTTGATATTCCCCCTGAAGGCATCGCACTGATCCTGCCCATTGACCATTTCTGTGACATGATGCGCTCCATGACCAATGTCGTGGGCAACGCCTTGTCTACCGCAGCCGTCAGCAAATGGGAAGGTGAACTAAAGGATCCTTCGCTACTGCAGGATGCACCCGCTCAGGCTGCTTAG
- a CDS encoding amino acid permease produces MSLFAKKSISSLIAESAATDGLKKTLSARSLVALGIGAIIGAGLFSITGVAAANMAGPGIMISFIIAAVGCAFAGLCYAEFASMIPVAGSAYTYSYATMGEFIAWIIGWDLVLEYAVGAATVASSWSGYLNELLKTYDIALPHMLTATPFDTVPGILNLPAVFIVVIISMILIRGTSESAWVNAIIVVVKVSIVVVFIALGIHYVQPANLEPLVPKNTGEFGHFGWSGVVRAAAVVFFAYIGFDAVSTAAQETKNPKTAMPVGILGSLIICTVLYIAFAYVMTGVAHYTMFNTGGSSDLAPVAIAIKQMGTVGAGGVVIPAYPWLNTLIIVAILLGYSSVILVMLLGQSRVFYSMSKDGLLPGLFSKLHPRHKTPYKSNLLFMLLVSLFAAFIPGRIVGEMTSIGTLFAFILVCIGVLVMRKKMKDAPRAFRTPLVPLVPILGVLTCLFMMVFLPLDTWIRLIAWMMIGLDIYLARGIQKSILNQADTKGDYSRSFKITALSGLLITVVLAVLGAFHHHNTKGSDEGLVIFSLIMVIFHLIYYGIYIAKAAGLRKQN; encoded by the coding sequence ATGAGTTTATTTGCAAAAAAGTCGATTAGTTCCCTGATTGCCGAGTCTGCTGCTACGGATGGCCTGAAAAAAACACTGAGTGCCCGTTCGCTGGTGGCCTTGGGAATCGGAGCCATTATCGGTGCCGGTCTGTTTTCCATTACGGGTGTGGCAGCGGCTAATATGGCAGGGCCGGGAATTATGATTTCTTTTATTATTGCTGCCGTCGGCTGCGCCTTTGCAGGTCTCTGTTATGCAGAGTTTGCGTCGATGATACCTGTCGCCGGTAGTGCCTATACCTATTCATATGCGACCATGGGAGAGTTTATTGCCTGGATCATCGGATGGGACCTGGTGCTGGAATATGCAGTAGGGGCCGCAACGGTGGCTTCCAGCTGGTCCGGCTACCTGAATGAACTGCTGAAAACCTATGATATCGCCTTACCGCATATGTTGACGGCAACTCCCTTTGATACCGTGCCTGGTATTCTTAACCTGCCAGCCGTATTTATCGTTGTGATCATATCGATGATCCTGATCAGGGGCACAAGTGAATCAGCCTGGGTAAATGCCATTATCGTTGTTGTTAAGGTATCAATCGTTGTTGTATTCATCGCGCTGGGTATACATTATGTACAGCCGGCCAACCTGGAGCCACTGGTACCCAAAAATACTGGCGAGTTCGGCCACTTCGGCTGGTCTGGCGTTGTCAGGGCCGCCGCGGTTGTATTCTTTGCTTATATTGGTTTTGACGCGGTCTCTACTGCCGCTCAGGAAACCAAGAACCCAAAAACAGCCATGCCTGTCGGGATCCTGGGCTCCTTAATTATCTGTACCGTGCTCTATATCGCCTTTGCCTATGTCATGACAGGGGTGGCGCATTATACCATGTTTAACACAGGAGGCAGCAGTGACCTGGCTCCCGTGGCCATCGCCATTAAGCAAATGGGTACCGTCGGCGCCGGCGGTGTTGTCATACCGGCTTATCCTTGGTTAAACACCCTGATCATCGTGGCCATCTTGCTGGGTTATTCCTCTGTTATTCTGGTCATGTTGCTCGGACAGAGCCGTGTCTTTTATTCCATGAGTAAGGACGGTCTGTTACCGGGGCTTTTCTCCAAACTGCACCCGCGTCATAAAACACCCTACAAATCCAACTTATTATTCATGCTCCTTGTCAGCCTGTTCGCCGCCTTTATCCCTGGCAGGATTGTCGGTGAAATGACCAGTATCGGAACACTGTTCGCCTTTATCCTGGTCTGTATCGGGGTACTGGTGATGCGCAAGAAAATGAAGGATGCACCACGCGCCTTCCGTACACCACTGGTTCCGTTGGTGCCTATCCTGGGGGTATTGACCTGTTTATTTATGATGGTATTTCTGCCGCTGGATACCTGGATCCGGCTGATCGCCTGGATGATGATTGGTCTGGACATCTATCTGGCCCGCGGTATTCAAAAGAGTATCCTCAATCAGGCTGACACCAAGGGTGACTACAGCCGGAGCTTTAAAATTACCGCTTTAAGCGGCCTTTTGATCACCGTCGTGCTGGCCGTTCTTGGTGCGTTCCATCACCATAACACGAAAGGGAGCGATGAAGGTCTTGTGATCTTCTCCCTTATAATGGTGATTTTCCACCTTATCTACTATGGTATTTATATCGCCAAAGCAGCCGGTCTTCGCAAACAGAATTAA
- the nadB gene encoding L-aspartate oxidase, translated as MTTDLLVIGSGIAGLTFAIKTAKALPDKEILVLTKAASAEESNTNYAQGGVAGVWDFEKDSFEKHIEDTLISGDGLCDPAAVEVVVKEGPDRIREIISYGTRFDKNEDGDYNLGREGGHSAFRVLHHKDVTGKEIERALISEAGRYKNIKILDQYYVVELLTQHHLGFLVTKSSRDITCYGVYALNRETGTIEKILAAATLLATGGCGQAYRTTTNPRVATGDGVAMAYRAKGRIENMEFIQFHPTALFEPGVSPAFLITEAVRGEGGVLRNHKGEAFMERYDPRKDLASRDIVARAIDSEMKKHGTQHVYLDCSPIDREKFMQHFPNIYERCHSMGIDVFKEGIPVAPAAHYSCGGVKTDLYARTSIQHLYACGECSSTGLHGANRLASNSLLEAMVFAHRAYEDVLSRYKDGSLEQFMGEMDNMAFPDWDALGTSEPKEMILITQSVKELEQIMTDYVGIVRTNVRLERAMRRLDLLFEETEALYKQAQVSPQLCQLRNLITVGYLIVKGAQFRRESRGLHFNTDYPEKNHLLQSVIL; from the coding sequence ATGACAACAGATTTATTGGTTATCGGTTCGGGTATCGCCGGACTTACCTTTGCCATCAAGACAGCAAAAGCGCTGCCGGACAAAGAAATCCTGGTGCTCACCAAGGCGGCTTCAGCCGAAGAATCTAATACCAACTATGCCCAGGGAGGTGTAGCAGGGGTCTGGGATTTTGAAAAAGACAGCTTTGAAAAACACATAGAAGATACCCTGATTTCGGGCGATGGCCTTTGTGACCCGGCTGCAGTGGAAGTCGTGGTCAAGGAAGGACCGGACCGGATCAGAGAAATTATCAGTTACGGTACCCGCTTCGACAAAAATGAAGATGGTGATTACAATCTGGGGAGAGAGGGCGGTCATAGTGCCTTCAGGGTACTCCATCACAAGGATGTTACCGGCAAAGAAATTGAAAGAGCACTGATCAGCGAGGCCGGCAGGTACAAAAATATCAAAATTCTGGATCAGTATTATGTCGTGGAGCTGCTTACCCAACACCACCTGGGTTTTCTGGTAACGAAATCTTCCAGAGATATTACCTGTTACGGTGTCTACGCCCTCAACCGGGAAACCGGTACGATCGAAAAAATTCTGGCCGCCGCAACGCTGCTGGCGACAGGAGGCTGTGGTCAGGCCTACAGAACGACGACTAATCCCAGGGTAGCCACAGGTGACGGCGTCGCCATGGCTTACAGGGCTAAGGGCCGGATAGAGAACATGGAATTCATCCAGTTTCATCCGACCGCATTATTTGAACCGGGTGTCTCCCCTGCTTTTCTGATCACGGAAGCGGTGCGCGGTGAAGGCGGTGTTTTGCGCAATCATAAAGGGGAAGCTTTTATGGAGCGGTATGATCCCAGAAAGGACCTGGCTTCCCGTGACATTGTCGCCAGGGCCATCGACAGTGAAATGAAAAAGCATGGTACGCAGCATGTCTACCTGGATTGTTCCCCTATCGACCGGGAAAAATTCATGCAGCATTTTCCCAATATCTATGAGCGGTGCCATTCAATGGGTATCGATGTCTTTAAAGAAGGAATACCTGTTGCCCCTGCGGCTCATTACAGCTGCGGCGGTGTAAAAACGGACCTCTACGCCCGGACCTCCATACAACATCTGTATGCCTGCGGCGAATGCTCTTCCACCGGCCTGCATGGGGCCAACAGACTGGCCAGCAATAGCCTGTTGGAAGCCATGGTCTTTGCCCACAGGGCTTATGAGGATGTGCTGTCCCGGTATAAAGACGGGTCTCTGGAGCAGTTCATGGGAGAAATGGATAACATGGCGTTCCCGGATTGGGACGCCCTGGGCACTTCTGAACCCAAAGAGATGATCCTGATCACCCAGAGTGTTAAGGAGTTAGAACAGATCATGACGGACTATGTGGGAATTGTCCGGACCAATGTCCGTCTGGAAAGAGCTATGCGGCGCCTGGACCTGCTTTTTGAAGAAACCGAAGCTTTGTATAAGCAGGCGCAGGTTTCTCCACAGCTCTGCCAGCTGCGTAACCTGATCACAGTCGGGTATCTGATCGTTAAAGGCGCACAGTTCCGAAGAGAAAGCAGAGGGCTGCACTTTAATACGGATTACCCGGAGAAAAACCATCTGTTGCAAAGCGTAATATTATAA